The following nucleotide sequence is from Parambassis ranga chromosome 21, fParRan2.1, whole genome shotgun sequence.
TTCCTGCACATTGGCTCTGGTAGGATACAGTGGACCCTTTTATAAAGTAAGCTTTAAAAGACGTGATGGTTTTCCagaatcaaacacattctgataaaaaagaaaagaaagctaTGTTCTTTGATATGCATCCCCTAGATATGCCACATGGCTCTGTTTAACATTAATCATCATCATATTGCCTGGAGTAATCATGGGGCTGCAAAAGATGCTGTTAGGAGGTAGGGCAGGACAGGCAGTGCGGTACACCTTCACTCAGTAGCCCATGGTTTGTCTCATTATTTTTgatgtagttttatttttacttgcaGTTCgggtcacacacacaactactggttaaggttaaaaACGGGGTTAAGGGTAAGGTAAAGATTGTGTTTCTTctttaaaaagaacacaaaTTTAAAGACTAAACATTTATTCATGCCCCCATACATACATAAAGATGCAGCCGAAGAAATCCATTTTGTCTTCAAGgattattaaaggtagggtaggagatcttgaaaactcagtgagtaacagccagaatttgaaaatacactcgttcctccttctctctgagccTGAAGCCATGCCTCCTAATCACAGGGATGCGCAGTATGTGTTCACAGAAGACGACTGTGGTCGAGCACCGCAACCTGCATCAGCCGGATCTCattcacaggtaaaaaacatgtaacatcatcataacaaatataaacaacaaatgtggCAGTTATTGCAAGCTAGATTTGCCAAGCGAAAATGTTAATGTATGAAAACAGTGCGTAATACTCTTTATATAATAATGAGTGCGGTGTTGCAGGCTAACTAGCTACAGCAGTCATGTAAAGCTAGTCACCATGTTAGCCATGACACTACACtgtctttgctttgaatgctcagcacagtgtgttCCTATGCAGTCAGTTTATGTTATGGATGAACTCCTGTAAAGCTAATCAACAAGGGTAgtgatgctacacagccagttagcattgGATGTATGaatcttcagtgcatttcctctggtgtttatgttgtttacagagcagtctgctccctacagatattcagctacctcacatcaccagacacctacctgctctactttagtctgaacaccaatcataTGTAAGACCTGTTCAAGGGCagtaaagctctgtttattgacaatatataaatgtttattgtttactgattgacaggtcagaattcaaatcctgagcctcagctgctggagctccgtctgaaccaagtctgacctctgacctcctcaccatggtcctcctgcagcaggtgcagccagctgttgtttctgagtgagctgcaggctcagatgatgctgtggacaacctggtgactggtgcatcCTTATGCTGACCCACACAGGCTTGTATAGCAGGGAGGCATCCCACACCTAGAACTGGCCTGTTATTTCTTCatgttctaacatgtttggtgcttttgttgtttttttgttgatcatacatgagaataaatatctgttcactgaaaaactgtttgttgtctattacagaaaatattcaatctttgttattttaaaaaagctccacaaataatgaaaaccagatatgttggcaacagttaaataaaatacattacgtATATATGATAGAACAAAatcagtgattattattatcacgtgctgtcctcaggcaggtgaagactggtctggtgcagcgtctggccataagatcacagagctgtggagagaatatcacaattacacaatgtacagtaatttcagcaagacataaagagtgcagcagtaaactgaacaatgataacagcagcaggtctatgacagaagatgctgctctgctctccctcagcagagctgaggacgcagctacaacaacacagagacaacgTAGCAAGATTAGCAGCCCTGACGTAACcatgataatgaccatcgacaagaacaaagtctttgtatccacatcaagtttgtctgatcatcagaaagaagctcagaaaaaatggtaaatggaataaaacctgcttTGAAACGCAGAAATCTGCCAatcagagcctgttagcatcacgttagcaaacagcctggtgaaagctgccTACCTGTGTGGAAGAACCGTGcccaccacagcagcactctgtagCCGCTTCTGCTCTCTCAGTCATAGCCAGCGCTGCAAAGTCGTGTCGATAAacactcttgtctcacatctttctgcatcaagccgTTTTCTGGTGGTGGCATTTccaaatacagtgtttcttttcccACTCGCTGGTAGCGTCTCTGCCATCCGCCAGTATGTTAACTTGGCATTCAGatgatgattcatattcttcgttttaatgcaaaactgccaaaGTAATGGGTTGCTatcagactgtaaagagaagttacactaatttaaaaaaagtgcatcagaatgaaatctcctaccctgcctttaaataataatattaaaccttatgtaacaTTTTTCTGATAAGAACATTCTGCCAGAATGAGAGGCTGTTGCCTCCTCCACTGCAGGCCCAATAAAGGCAGTCCTGCATGGAAAAAAGGCTGTGAGAGGGACATTTAATTTTTAGCTATTATTTAGATTTAAATACAGATTCTATAATCACTATAATATTTTTGCAATCCCTCTCAGACCAAGACCTCTAGAGTTCTGCATATGACAGAGATCATGGAGATTTAATGAGATCCATCGAGGACAAAGGAGACTGATAAAACGGTGCACAGAGCAGACAACATGTCAGTGTTCAGTGCTCCTGAATGTGAGGTAACAGCAAAGACTAATGCAACATAAGCTTAGTTATATGATACAGCTTGTTCAAAAAACCCAAAACGAAATGGAAACTAAactaaatgaaacatttataaCTCTTGGTGGATATGTGGAAGTGAACAAGTTCAGATATCTTTATTTCATGATCATGTTTACAGCATATGTTCTGATATTGTGCAGTAACTGTACTATTGTGTGTTTGATCGTGATTCACAAAAACCTCCATGAGccgatgtatgtttttattgctgctctGTTTATCAACTCTGTTCTCTACAGCACTCTGATTTACCCAAAGCTTCTTATTGACTTTTTATCTGAAACACAGGTCATATCTTATTCAGCTTGTCTCTTTCAGTGGTCTGGATATTACTGTCTGGCTTGCTCAGAGTTCTTACTGTTGGCAGCTATGGCCTATGACAGATATGTATCTATATGTAAACCTCTGCAATATCCAATTatcatgagaaaaacaaaagtcagtATTACACTGACCTTAGCTTGGTTTCTGCCAGTGTGTCAAACGTCAATACCTCCTATATTACTTGACAATAAAAAACTCTGTCATTTTACCTTCAAAGGAATTATTTGTAACAGCACTATTCACAAGCTTCAGTGTGTCGCTTCACTTGCCCTAAATATATACGGTTTGATTGCTTTTGCAAATCTTGCTattctccctctgctctttatattttttacataCAGCAGAATACTCATAGTTGTTTTTCAAAGTAGCAGAGAAGTCAGGAGaaaagctgcacagacctgTTTACCTCACTTGATTGTCTTAATCaactttttctgtttatttacataTGATGTACTGCTGGTTCGACTGGAGACTGACTTTCCAACAACTGTGCTTTTCGTAATAACATTACAAATAATCTTGTATCATCCTCTCTTGAATCCAATCATATATGGACTGAAAATGAAGGAAATcaataaacatctgttaaaGTTGTTTTGTAAATAGGTCTAATGTATCAACACTGATATTTATTATCAGTGTTATATACTTATTGTACActtatttttgcttttaaaaaCAGGATGTGAGAACAGCTTCACATGTGTGATTTACATACtgaatattgtttttaattgattacagaaaaacagagaactttgatgtttgtatttgtttaaaTGTTAATCTTTCTACATCTTTGTCTTAAagaacatgtgtgttttctgatttTACAATTTGCCTACAGCTTGATGATTTTCCAACAATTGTATATTTCATACTGACATTACTAATGATTTTGTATCATCTGCGTTTTAATCCAATAATATATGGcttgaaaatgaaagaaaataacaaGCATCTCAAGAGGTTGTTTGGCAAATTGTTATGATGTCGTAATATCTGTCATCATTATCTAGAGATAAACTATATAGTGATTTCTCATTATTGAGCATTAATAATTATCACTTACACATGTATTGGCATATAAAGCAGTGATTTATAGTCACATGTTcaactttaaataataaaacaatgaaaactttGAATATTTAATTTAGTATAGAACAATAAACCTGTAATTATGTAGACGTATCTTAAATGTGCTGAAACAATGTCTAGTTGATTGTAATCTTaagaattaaataaaaaatataattattgCTTTTGTTGCAAACTggctcattggatgaactcaattaaactGTGGGTAGGGTTACCATCAAATAAATATGTGTAGCCCCAACTTAAAACAATACAAACGCATATAATATgtacttgttttgagttggggctacACAACTGAGGGCCAAAGGCCTTTTCATGGCACTGCACCAGGTGCAACTTAACAGCTAAGCACGATCCCTGcaagacagaacacagacaggaacCACAGGTAGATAAAGCTGCTCGTCCCTGGAGCTGTATcgctcctctgtgcttcctgaataCGGTGGGGgagttgaagcaggaaaggttacCAAATAACAGTAGTAGTAACATAAAAACTTTATTTGAATTTGTTTATTACAAATATGTCTATTACATCGCTTTGACCCGATTATTTTTGTGCTGAAATTAATTACACACTCTGACATTGTTTTGAATCATGTGCATCTGCACAAAATTATACATCTGGATATCTGAAAAATATACCCTCATCTAGTGATATCAGCATAAAACCTGCTGAGGAATATTTAGACAATTGTTTTTTTCACGTTATAATAATTTACAGACACTATCGTTTCACTCTGCACATGTCCTGCGCACAGAACAAGACTGATCACAGGAGTGCTGCTTTGATGAATGACATCCAGTGTGGTCTGGGTATGTCTGAAGTGTGCTGCCGCAGGTGCCTACAattataaaacaatttattaGACTAAAACAATGAAATACATCACTGTTCATATGCTCAAAACGGACGGGGCagcctaaagctggatccatactccgcgagacaaagacatttttcccccgtgcagacgttacgcccacaaaatgacgtcattttttgtctctgaccgcccgctgatccgcactcttgtgcacagggtccgggccgaactttgtctttcaaggctgtgcggcaaccatgctgtgattggttggaatttattgtgggcgtgatgaaagtggagaagcgcaagagcctctccaggtatataggtaggtgtataaacagcactgattcaacagatttagataagaccataccggttttgcatgatgagcaataaaagaaagaaagaaaggcaagtcagggtgatttgtcaccaataactccagacattcacacataccagatggtgactgttattaccattctatatactcctacatacccgggcataacaggctcgttaacaatgtctgtatatctttgctattgttacttttaatgtcgcatcttcacagctcatcaccggacagtttgaagtatcgcaggcacattggaacacagtagatgtgcaaatgtggtcataaaggcacaaacactgaatctttgctattgctacttttaatgtcgcattttcacaactcatcgccagacatctcacgctgttgcaggccccctctctgtataatgccctcttgccatggcacaagtccttgtggtgtgttaaaaaactcagtaaagtctttccttatagtttagtgggcgggccgtatgaggagttctgcacacacgcgtctcgcggagtatggtacctcagtgcggaaaagacctttttttttatctcttaccacccgtggagtgcgttctccgctctttgtctcgcggagtatggaacagccttaacagACAAGGAAGCTTTCCGTTTTTTGGTGACATGCGATGTTTGTAGTTGAGCTATGATAGACACTTTATTCAGGGTTCTTGCAGGTTTTAGTAAGTTAATTTACAGCAAGCTGGTGTTTGTCCGCCTTGGAGTGAGACCCAAGTGCTTTCACACCCAAGGTCCCTAACTGGATGGTCCTCTTGCAAGATTTACAACGAGCTTGCTGGTTGCAAGAAACCGCTTGCAACAA
It contains:
- the LOC114426141 gene encoding olfactory receptor 13C2-like; translated protein: METKLNETFITLGGYVEVNKFRYLYFMIMFTAYVLILCSNCTIVCLIVIHKNLHEPMYVFIAALFINSVLYSTLIYPKLLIDFLSETQVISYSACLFQWSGYYCLACSEFLLLAAMAYDRYVSICKPLQYPIIMRKTKVSITLTLAWFLPVCQTSIPPILLDNKKLCHFTFKGIICNSTIHKLQCVASLALNIYGLIAFANLAILPLLFIFFTYSRILIVVFQSSREVRRKAAQTCLPHLIVLINFFCLFTYDVLLVRLETDFPTTVLFVITLQIILYHPLLNPIIYGLKMKEINKHLLKLFCK